In Gracilinanus agilis isolate LMUSP501 unplaced genomic scaffold, AgileGrace unplaced_scaffold1041, whole genome shotgun sequence, a single window of DNA contains:
- the LOC123253920 gene encoding platelet-derived growth factor receptor beta-like, producing MAPESIFNSLYTTLSDVWSFGILLWEIFTLGGTPYPELPMNEQFYNAIKRGYRMAKPTHASEEIYEIMQKCWEEKFEIRPSFSQLVILMEGLLGEGYKK from the exons GCTCCAGAGAGCATCTTCAACAGCCTGTATACCACCTTGAGTGATGTGTGGTCCTTTGGTATCCTTCTCTGGGAGATCTTCACCCTAG GTGGCACCCCTTACCCAGAGTTACCCATGAATGAGCAGTTCTATAATGCCATCAAGCGAGGTTACCGTATGGCCAAGCCCACCCATGCCTCAGAAGAAAT cTATGAAATCATGCAGAAGTGCTGGGAGGAGAAATTTGAGATTCGACCTTCCTTCTCTCAGCTGGTCATTCTGATGGAGGGCCTTCTGGGGGAGGGCTACAAGAAG